In the genome of Mesorhizobium sp. NBSH29, the window TCCGCATCTGCCTGTCTCGACCGACGCGGCGATCATGGCGGGCATGCTTGATACCCTGTTCCCACGCCTGCCGGAGGATCTCGATGTGCGCTTTCTTCCCATCCAGGCCGTCGGGAAATCCAACGAACATTTTTATGCGCCTGGCACGCTGACGGTGCCGCCCGCCACGCTGATCGACGCGTGGACAGAGCTTGGCGCGTCTGTCGCGCGGGCTGGCCTGCGCAAAATTGTCTTTCTCAATTCCCACGGCGGCAATGAAGAAATTATGGGCATCGTATCGCGCGAATTGCGCGTGCTCTTTTCCATGCTGTCGGTGAAAACCAGCTGGCAGCGCTTTGGCTATCCCGATGGACTTTATTCGGAAAGCGAGCTGCGGCTCGGCATCCATGGCGGCGATGTCGAAACCTCGCTGATGCTGCACTTCCGGCCCGATCTGGTCGACATGGATGCCGTGCAGGACTTCGGCTCAAGTTTTAGCCGCGCCGAACAGGAGTTCGACCTGCTGCGCCCCACTGGCCCGCATGGCTTTGCCTGGATCGCGAGCGATATCAATCCGCATGGCGTGGTTGGCGAGGCGAGCGCCGCCACAGCCGAAAAGGGCCGCCTCACCGCAGAATATCAGTCAGAAGGGTTCGTGCGGCTGCTCGCTGATATCCGCAAGGCGAAACTGGCCGACTGGCTCAGTTGATCACAGCGCAACTGTATCAGCCCCCGCCGCAACACGCAGCGCTGGGGCTAGATTCCCATGGGCTTCCAGCGAAACCGCTGCCAGATTAAGCCAGCCCGCCATGCTTTTCAACGCGGCCAGCAA includes:
- a CDS encoding creatininase family protein yields the protein MARSDTNKRVWWGDFRATEFAQLDPEATIAVIPLAAIEQHGPHLPVSTDAAIMAGMLDTLFPRLPEDLDVRFLPIQAVGKSNEHFYAPGTLTVPPATLIDAWTELGASVARAGLRKIVFLNSHGGNEEIMGIVSRELRVLFSMLSVKTSWQRFGYPDGLYSESELRLGIHGGDVETSLMLHFRPDLVDMDAVQDFGSSFSRAEQEFDLLRPTGPHGFAWIASDINPHGVVGEASAATAEKGRLTAEYQSEGFVRLLADIRKAKLADWLS